A region of Ammospiza nelsoni isolate bAmmNel1 chromosome 8, bAmmNel1.pri, whole genome shotgun sequence DNA encodes the following proteins:
- the CUTC gene encoding copper homeostasis protein cutC homolog isoform X1, whose amino-acid sequence MTISRRVTGSAEQRPPRAASAGMDDGFLMEVCVDSVESAVNAERGGAGRIELCAGLVEGGTTPSMGLLQVVKQCVRVPVFVMIRPRGGDFLYSDREVEVMKADIRLAKLHGADGLVFGALTEDGRIDTELCTALLAVCRPLPVTFHRAFDMVHDPLVALETLISLGFERVLTSGCDSSALEGLSLIKRLAEQAKGRIVVMPGGGITERNLQRILEGSTASEFHCSARSARDSGMKFRSPLITGFPDRNPNVAMGASFSAPEYSIKVADVAKVRTLNAIAKNIL is encoded by the exons ATGACGATCTCGCGGCGCGTGACCGGCAGCGCAGAGCAGCGACCCCCGCGCGCCGCCAGCGCAG GCATGGACGATGGGTTCCTCATGGAGGTGTGCGTGGACTCGGTGGAGTCCGCCGTCAACGCGGAGCGCGGAG GTGCCGGGCGGATCGAGCTGTGCGCGGGCCTCGTGGAAGGAGGGACCACCCCGAGCATGG ggctgctgcaggtggTGAAGCAGTGCGTGCGGGTCCCGGTGTTCGTCATGATCCGGCCCCGCGGCGGGGATTTCCTCTACTCGGACCGGGAGGTGGAGGTGATGAAGGCCGACATCCGCCTGGCCAAGCTGCACGGCGCTGACGGGCTCGTGTTCGGGGCCCTCACCGAGGACGGACGCATCGACACCGAGCTCTGCACGGCGCTGCTGG CCGTGTGCCGTCCCCTGCCCGTCACGTTCCACCGCG CCTTTGACATGGTGCATGACCCTCTGGTGGCACTGGAGACCCTGATTTCCCTGGGCTTTGAGAGGGTGCTGACGAGTGGCTGTGACAGCTCAGCACTGGAAGGATTGTCCTTGATTAAGAGGCTTGCAGAACAG GCAAAGGGCAGAATTGTGGTGATGCCAG GAGGTGGCATCACGGAGCGCAACCTGCAGAGGATTCTGGAAGGCTCCACTGCTTCCGAGTTTCACTGCTCTGCTCGCTCAGCTCGGGACTCAGGGATGAAGTTCAG gtcGCCACTAATCACTGGTTTTCCTGACAGAAACCCGAACGTTGCCATGGGAGCGTCCTTCTCTGCCCCCGAGTACTCCATAAAGGTGGCAGACGTGGCCAAAGTGAGGACCCTGAACGCCATTGCCAAGAACATTCTGTAG
- the CUTC gene encoding copper homeostasis protein cutC homolog isoform X2 codes for MTISRRVTGSAEQRPPRAASAGMDDGFLMEVCVDSVESAVNAERGGAGRIELCAGLVEGGTTPSMGLLQVVKQCVRVPVFVMIRPRGGDFLYSDREVEVMKADIRLAKLHGADGLVFGALTEDGRIDTELCTALLAVCRPLPVTFHRAFDMVHDPLVALETLISLGFERVLTSGCDSSALEGLSLIKRLAEQAKGRIVVMPGGGITERNLQRILEGSTASEFHCSARSARDSGMKFRNPNVAMGASFSAPEYSIKVADVAKVRTLNAIAKNIL; via the exons ATGACGATCTCGCGGCGCGTGACCGGCAGCGCAGAGCAGCGACCCCCGCGCGCCGCCAGCGCAG GCATGGACGATGGGTTCCTCATGGAGGTGTGCGTGGACTCGGTGGAGTCCGCCGTCAACGCGGAGCGCGGAG GTGCCGGGCGGATCGAGCTGTGCGCGGGCCTCGTGGAAGGAGGGACCACCCCGAGCATGG ggctgctgcaggtggTGAAGCAGTGCGTGCGGGTCCCGGTGTTCGTCATGATCCGGCCCCGCGGCGGGGATTTCCTCTACTCGGACCGGGAGGTGGAGGTGATGAAGGCCGACATCCGCCTGGCCAAGCTGCACGGCGCTGACGGGCTCGTGTTCGGGGCCCTCACCGAGGACGGACGCATCGACACCGAGCTCTGCACGGCGCTGCTGG CCGTGTGCCGTCCCCTGCCCGTCACGTTCCACCGCG CCTTTGACATGGTGCATGACCCTCTGGTGGCACTGGAGACCCTGATTTCCCTGGGCTTTGAGAGGGTGCTGACGAGTGGCTGTGACAGCTCAGCACTGGAAGGATTGTCCTTGATTAAGAGGCTTGCAGAACAG GCAAAGGGCAGAATTGTGGTGATGCCAG GAGGTGGCATCACGGAGCGCAACCTGCAGAGGATTCTGGAAGGCTCCACTGCTTCCGAGTTTCACTGCTCTGCTCGCTCAGCTCGGGACTCAGGGATGAAGTTCAG AAACCCGAACGTTGCCATGGGAGCGTCCTTCTCTGCCCCCGAGTACTCCATAAAGGTGGCAGACGTGGCCAAAGTGAGGACCCTGAACGCCATTGCCAAGAACATTCTGTAG
- the CUTC gene encoding copper homeostasis protein cutC homolog isoform X5, which yields MTISRRVTGSAEQRPPRAASAGMDDGFLMEVCVDSVESAVNAERGGAGRIELCAGLVEGGTTPSMGLLQVVKQCVRVPVFVMIRPRGGDFLYSDREVEVMKADIRLAKLHGADGLVFGALTEDGRIDTELCTALLAVCRPLPVTFHRAFDMVHDPLVALETLISLGFERVLTSGCDSSALEGLSLIKRLAEQEVASRSATCRGFWKAPLLPSFTALLAQLGTQG from the exons ATGACGATCTCGCGGCGCGTGACCGGCAGCGCAGAGCAGCGACCCCCGCGCGCCGCCAGCGCAG GCATGGACGATGGGTTCCTCATGGAGGTGTGCGTGGACTCGGTGGAGTCCGCCGTCAACGCGGAGCGCGGAG GTGCCGGGCGGATCGAGCTGTGCGCGGGCCTCGTGGAAGGAGGGACCACCCCGAGCATGG ggctgctgcaggtggTGAAGCAGTGCGTGCGGGTCCCGGTGTTCGTCATGATCCGGCCCCGCGGCGGGGATTTCCTCTACTCGGACCGGGAGGTGGAGGTGATGAAGGCCGACATCCGCCTGGCCAAGCTGCACGGCGCTGACGGGCTCGTGTTCGGGGCCCTCACCGAGGACGGACGCATCGACACCGAGCTCTGCACGGCGCTGCTGG CCGTGTGCCGTCCCCTGCCCGTCACGTTCCACCGCG CCTTTGACATGGTGCATGACCCTCTGGTGGCACTGGAGACCCTGATTTCCCTGGGCTTTGAGAGGGTGCTGACGAGTGGCTGTGACAGCTCAGCACTGGAAGGATTGTCCTTGATTAAGAGGCTTGCAGAACAG GAGGTGGCATCACGGAGCGCAACCTGCAGAGGATTCTGGAAGGCTCCACTGCTTCCGAGTTTCACTGCTCTGCTCGCTCAGCTCGGGACTCAGGGATGA
- the CUTC gene encoding copper homeostasis protein cutC homolog isoform X4, translating to MDDGFLMEVCVDSVESAVNAERGGLLQVVKQCVRVPVFVMIRPRGGDFLYSDREVEVMKADIRLAKLHGADGLVFGALTEDGRIDTELCTALLAVCRPLPVTFHRAFDMVHDPLVALETLISLGFERVLTSGCDSSALEGLSLIKRLAEQAKGRIVVMPGGGITERNLQRILEGSTASEFHCSARSARDSGMKFRSPLITGFPDRNPNVAMGASFSAPEYSIKVADVAKVRTLNAIAKNIL from the exons ATGGACGATGGGTTCCTCATGGAGGTGTGCGTGGACTCGGTGGAGTCCGCCGTCAACGCGGAGCGCGGAG ggctgctgcaggtggTGAAGCAGTGCGTGCGGGTCCCGGTGTTCGTCATGATCCGGCCCCGCGGCGGGGATTTCCTCTACTCGGACCGGGAGGTGGAGGTGATGAAGGCCGACATCCGCCTGGCCAAGCTGCACGGCGCTGACGGGCTCGTGTTCGGGGCCCTCACCGAGGACGGACGCATCGACACCGAGCTCTGCACGGCGCTGCTGG CCGTGTGCCGTCCCCTGCCCGTCACGTTCCACCGCG CCTTTGACATGGTGCATGACCCTCTGGTGGCACTGGAGACCCTGATTTCCCTGGGCTTTGAGAGGGTGCTGACGAGTGGCTGTGACAGCTCAGCACTGGAAGGATTGTCCTTGATTAAGAGGCTTGCAGAACAG GCAAAGGGCAGAATTGTGGTGATGCCAG GAGGTGGCATCACGGAGCGCAACCTGCAGAGGATTCTGGAAGGCTCCACTGCTTCCGAGTTTCACTGCTCTGCTCGCTCAGCTCGGGACTCAGGGATGAAGTTCAG gtcGCCACTAATCACTGGTTTTCCTGACAGAAACCCGAACGTTGCCATGGGAGCGTCCTTCTCTGCCCCCGAGTACTCCATAAAGGTGGCAGACGTGGCCAAAGTGAGGACCCTGAACGCCATTGCCAAGAACATTCTGTAG
- the CUTC gene encoding copper homeostasis protein cutC homolog isoform X3 has translation MGSSWRCAWTRWSPPSTRSAEVPGGSSCARASWKEGPPRAWVVKQCVRVPVFVMIRPRGGDFLYSDREVEVMKADIRLAKLHGADGLVFGALTEDGRIDTELCTALLAVCRPLPVTFHRAFDMVHDPLVALETLISLGFERVLTSGCDSSALEGLSLIKRLAEQAKGRIVVMPGGGITERNLQRILEGSTASEFHCSARSARDSGMKFRSPLITGFPDRNPNVAMGASFSAPEYSIKVADVAKVRTLNAIAKNIL, from the exons ATGGGTTCCTCATGGAGGTGTGCGTGGACTCGGTGGAGTCCGCCGTCAACGCGGAGCGCGGAG GTGCCGGGCGGATCGAGCTGTGCGCGGGCCTCGTGGAAGGAGGGACCACCCCGAGCATGG gtggTGAAGCAGTGCGTGCGGGTCCCGGTGTTCGTCATGATCCGGCCCCGCGGCGGGGATTTCCTCTACTCGGACCGGGAGGTGGAGGTGATGAAGGCCGACATCCGCCTGGCCAAGCTGCACGGCGCTGACGGGCTCGTGTTCGGGGCCCTCACCGAGGACGGACGCATCGACACCGAGCTCTGCACGGCGCTGCTGG CCGTGTGCCGTCCCCTGCCCGTCACGTTCCACCGCG CCTTTGACATGGTGCATGACCCTCTGGTGGCACTGGAGACCCTGATTTCCCTGGGCTTTGAGAGGGTGCTGACGAGTGGCTGTGACAGCTCAGCACTGGAAGGATTGTCCTTGATTAAGAGGCTTGCAGAACAG GCAAAGGGCAGAATTGTGGTGATGCCAG GAGGTGGCATCACGGAGCGCAACCTGCAGAGGATTCTGGAAGGCTCCACTGCTTCCGAGTTTCACTGCTCTGCTCGCTCAGCTCGGGACTCAGGGATGAAGTTCAG gtcGCCACTAATCACTGGTTTTCCTGACAGAAACCCGAACGTTGCCATGGGAGCGTCCTTCTCTGCCCCCGAGTACTCCATAAAGGTGGCAGACGTGGCCAAAGTGAGGACCCTGAACGCCATTGCCAAGAACATTCTGTAG